From the genome of Periplaneta americana isolate PAMFEO1 chromosome 17, P.americana_PAMFEO1_priV1, whole genome shotgun sequence:
atgcttctagtcgttttccttcactttgtcgtaatatccatacaatgccatacttcattaatcttttcattaattctttttccagaggtccgcagatgatgttcctttttcggttaaaatcttcctttaccattgctgtcctccttttgacttcttggcagcaactcAGTTACTaccaagtatttcaagctgtcaACATGTTCTACTGCTCATTtcaaattcgcacgtttaccttctttagttttcttccgataactatggtcttcgtcttgtttgaatttattttcctccgtactgctcacagatgtcatttagttccagtagtatatcccttagtataactcttcttctgctaataacaccacatcagcagcaaatcttatgcaatttattagttttcctcataataatcaCCTCaccattttctgaaaacagttctttactaaatcctccacgtagatgttgaatagggtaggtaATAAAGGGCTCCCTTGTCATAATCCTCTCCCTATTTGACTTCCCTGTGAcagggatttcctggtctctgattgCGTGAAAAACACTGATAGAACTGATAAATTTAACCCTTGTGATGAATTTCGATGAAATACGGAGGGCATAATTAGTCAAATCCGCTCTCTTTACCTTCATGCTGAAGCCCTCTAGGATCTcctaagatgcgaaagagagaatgGTGTGCAGAAAGCAACAGGAAGCTACCACAttttctttcccaagaaaaactgcaaacatggcatgatgaccAATGCATAATAATAGGCAATAAAGAAAAAGTAAGAATTGTTCCATATTAATACTGGTCCCTAGATGTCTTGAGTATGAAGTGGAagcgaaaataaatctgaaaaatctgtcatcatagtaataattttattgttgagcACAGATCTCAGCTAATGGAGGAAGTTCTAATACcgtacataaattatatttaggCTTGCCATTATTAGCTGCATTATACGTTAAGAtgctataatataatttatatatttaatggaaTTGAACTATTATCCAAAACATCAAAACATTTGTGTGTACTATGTAAATGTATTCAATATAATAATCGGCTTTTTTTACATTGGGTTGGTTTCTTCGACTATTCCTTGACATGATATAAAGCTCTGTGATGGCCATCCAACACTTCGATagttttttccaaatatttaaatcCTCTTTCTCTATAAAGAGGATCTGCGTAAGTAGGTAGATCTCTCTGGTACATAGAGAAAAGAAACAGTATGATAGATTGCAAAAGTGACATGTttataatttcagaaaatgtttAAGGAGCCAAAGAAAAAAacgaattaaattatattttgagaagTTCAAACACTTATCTATGTGTAACCATATCCCACTACACAAGAAACCTTTATACTAGCCTgattcagtaatatgtattttgtatagcagtaggcctataatggtATAAATATAGTCTACTATTTCTCGAAGTTCAGAATTATAAATCGACAAAAGTAAAACGAGAATAGgctaattacttaattaattttccagatatgaaaatggattttgaACTTCACAAAGAAGATACTTCTAGAGGAAAAGGCATGGATGGATTCaaccacaacaataataatagtaatgcagatgatgaggatgaggatgaagatgatgaggaagaagaagatgaagatgacgaggacgacgatgaagaagaagatgaagatgaggaaggatgTAGCATTTTGGACATAAAACCAAGTGACCTACAAATGAATCACAATTCTTCACAGTCACTACATGATATGACAAGAATTCGATGGCCTCCTGGTTCCTGGCAAGATGGCACAAGGAGAAGTGCCTTTCAGCCATATAGGGTGAGTTGCAATTGTGAACGaacaacatttcatttaaaaaataattttcggtAAAAATATTTATGCTACCCCTCCCATGCAAGTagttatttttaagttatatgCAAGACATTACTTTgctcataataaataaattctatgaatatttaaatcaatcatgtaggcctattgcctGAAATATcggtaattgatttatttattttatttatttctttcttctaatGTGTACTGACCTTAGCCCCCTTGTTGCAGTCATGTTTCATTTTTCATTCGATCTCCATAAAGACTACTTTCTAGCAAGTTTGTGATTTGGAAATCTATGATCCAAAAGTTGTGCAATTTTTATTCCCAGAGAAATTGCTATACGGTACCTATTTATTTTCGTTACTATTCTTGTGTTTCTTCATTGTCTTCGTTAAGAATTTCATTCAGGCGTAATTTCTTTGTGATTTGAAATTAATGGATAAAAACTGGTGCTGTGCTAAATGGcacattatttctcattatttattaattatatttttaatattatttttctttgaactccACTTAGGGCTTGAAAGTCTTAAGTTAGACGAAAAGgaagttaaaaacgacaaaattcccgtgcattggacagtaatcatctccccatctgctataaaatattatacagagttCTACCACTTTTTTCTTCAGAAGAAAAGCATTAGATATaagtaaatgaaatcatttattacTGTGCACCCAAATAAGAAGACAGACTTTCGTTTTTTGGATTACACACAAAAATTATGTCTGTATAAAGTATGTAGCTATTCTGTAcctattaattttgaataaattcacataaaaataatatgtggTATTATCCCAATTATAACGAGGGTGATTTCAGCTTTGGTGAAATGGATGGATTATATCAAGACAAATAATATTTGAAGGCTTAATATTGGTTTATAACCTTCATGCTAAGTGTAATAGAGTTAAAAGGTGATTATgttgaataaatacaaatttgttttgAGATACAGCCAGTTTTCCCATGTTAGAGTAAGACCCTATCAATATCACCTCGTATTTGATGATCTGAATATAATTTTTCTGAACAGAGGCATAACTTATTGCAGGATTTTGGAATTATTATGAGCCATCTTTTGGTTTGGAGGCCCATTAATCAGCCATAACGCATCTAAGTCGCCTCAGCTTATATCATACAGACTAAGTCCATTTTAGAATAAGAGAGAGAgcgagaaataattataaaaactgaaTTAATTTAAGAACTGCCGAATATTTTCTTGCCCCATTGTCTTCTTTTACGTAGGCTGCAAGGGTCTATTACGATGTCCTTGCTTCTAGTCGAATCACAATGAAAAGGATGCATTTCAGTCTTACATTACACCATTCAATTGATCAACATAAAGGACAGTTTATTGTTGTTGTAGCCCACCATGGTGTTGACCAACCTGCAGCGTGGCAATATCCCCACTGAAACAGCAGCACCTGAACAGACAGATGTGAGTTTCCATCATCGTGCTGGACAAGGAGAGATCACAGATCTAGACATAGAACAGGGTATGAAGATTAAAAATTGGGGTTTAGATTTATTATAGAAGACAGGAAAAGGATTTATGGGAAAAACCaagtaaaacttttaaaatttatcaCGTTCTCGTGCAAATTATGCCATTGAACCTTAGCGGTATTATAGGATTTATTGTCTTTCTTTTATgccataaaatgttaaaatgattACACATACTATGTAGTTTGTACTTCGAAATGACTTTCTAATATCATGTGAATCACTTGTTACATTCTTTGTTCTATGAAAGCAGGAGCATGCACTTCAACTTCATTACCGTTCATTAATAGAAATTTTAATGTCTTACAGAAGTCTGTGATTAAGTAAACATTCAGGTCTCTTATATGTAACCTAAAAGCTTTTTTATTGTAGCTGTTAATGGTTTTCATAATCTTATTGATAGACTGTAAAACTGATAAATCATGTCCATTAGCCTAGAGTTATAAGTTATAATTAAGTTTTCATAGTACCAGACTTATTATAAGTATTATTGATGCCCAGTAATTGTTATTGTTAgtgcaaaaaaaaagtatcataGAAATCCAGAAAAATAGCGAGATGGAAGATTGCAgtaaaattatgtgaaatatGGAAGATCTCCAGGAAATGAGAGAAAGTTGGTAATCCTAATGTAGGATGTAAGTTCTGTTTATTTGGTGCAGAACAAGATGTGGACGTAAAGGACAGCAATGGTTTGAGTGCCCTGATGTGGGCCAGTGCATATGGCCAACTTCCCACGGTTCAGCTTTTGTTGCAACACAAAGCAAACGTCGACTTGCAGGGACCAGAAGGGGAGACGCCATTACTGTTAGCTGCAGCAGGAGGTCACCATGAAGTTGTGAGGCTATTGCTTTCAGAAGGCGCAGCTGTTAATCATTCAGATGAGGTAAAATATTTACACTGCAGAAATCTTAATAGAGCAGTAACAGAATTAGAAGCTAAGAGAAGCTTAAATACTTAGGAAAGATCTTTTTGCATGGACGTTCTGTGTTccttaaatattgttttttttttttttttgtattgcgtCAGTCAGTGATCTTGTGCTCTGCTGACcacataattatggaatctgaTGTTTATATCAAGCGATTTTTAACCTTTCTCATATCACAGCACTCTGACAATGTGCTGAAGTTGCCGAGATACACCATCTTTTTGAAGGAGATTAAAGAAAGATTGTGTTAAAAAATTCAATTGCTAAAATTCTAATTACCGcatcttattactatttaaaaaaaatcacaacaAAAGCCTAAACATTACTAAAAACATTGTCTACCAAAATATTCATATGGTGGCAATTTTGGAGATACTGACATCACAGAGTCCATTGTTTCTGCAAATTCTTAACATAATATACACTTTCTATCTACTTCTTTCTTGAGAATGCGtgagatgaaatattttgtggttagtGCCTGGTCTTGTGTTGCAGTTATTAAAGCTAACTTTATCGCCCTTTTCTTGTGTTTTATAGTCACTTGAGCTATTCTTTTTTATCTAGGCCTACTTTTTCAttcatgtttgtttatttattattattattattattatttgtttcataggttggcaacactgcactcATGTATGCAGCTCATGGAGACCACCCCCATTGCACCAATGAACTGTTGTTACGTGGGGCGGACATCACAATGGTTAATCTTAATGATGACACAGCTTTTGGTATAGCTGTGAAAAGAGGAAGCAAATTGGGTAGGTCGAAAATTTAACT
Proteins encoded in this window:
- the LOC138693343 gene encoding DNA-binding protein RFXANK-like, which produces MKMDFELHKEDTSRGKGMDGFNHNNNNSNADDEDEDEDDEEEEDEDDEDDDEEEDEDEEGCSILDIKPSDLQMNHNSSQSLHDMTRIRWPPGSWQDGTRRSAFQPYRPTMVLTNLQRGNIPTETAAPEQTDVSFHHRAGQGEITDLDIEQEQDVDVKDSNGLSALMWASAYGQLPTVQLLLQHKANVDLQGPEGETPLLLAAAGGHHEVVRLLLSEGAAVNHSDEVGNTALMYAAHGDHPHCTNELLLRGADITMVNLNDDTAFGIAVKRGSKLAQAVIENYLLTLLS